A genomic region of Mycolicibacterium poriferae contains the following coding sequences:
- a CDS encoding P-II family nitrogen regulator: MKLITAIVKPFTLEDVKTGLEQTGILGMTVSEVQGYGRQKGHTEVYRGAEYSVDFVPKVRVEVVVDDAAVDKVVDVIVQAARTGKIGDGKVWVSPVETVVRVRTGERGADAL; the protein is encoded by the coding sequence ATGAAGCTGATTACTGCGATCGTCAAGCCGTTCACTCTCGAGGACGTTAAGACTGGTCTCGAGCAGACGGGTATCCTCGGAATGACCGTGAGCGAGGTTCAGGGTTACGGTCGCCAGAAGGGCCACACCGAGGTGTACCGCGGTGCCGAGTACTCCGTCGATTTCGTGCCGAAGGTGCGGGTCGAGGTCGTCGTGGACGACGCCGCCGTCGACAAGGTCGTGGACGTGATCGTCCAGGCTGCCCGTACCGGGAAGATCGGCGATGGCAAGGTCTGGGTGAGCCCGGTCGAGACCGTGGTCCGAGTCCGCACCGGTGAGCGGGGGGCCGACGCCCTGTAA